Genomic DNA from Catellatospora sp. TT07R-123:
ACCTCGTATCCGGCATCGGTGAACACGCGCAGCATGGCGCCGTTCTCCGGCAGCACCTCGGCCACGAACCGGCTGATGCCGACCTCGCCCGCGGCGGCGGCCAGGTATTCCAGCAGCACCGAGCCGACGCCGCGGCCCTGGTAGGCGTCCTCGACCACGAACGCGACCTCGGCGGTGGGCGCGCCCTCGCCGAGCCGCTCGTAGCGGCCGACGGCGATCAGCCGGTCGCCCGCGGCGACCACGAACGCCTCCCGGTCGACGTGGTCGACGTTGACGAACCGGTGCAGGTCGCGGGCGGGAATCCGGGGGTACGGCGAGAAGTAGCGCAGGTAGCGGGTGCGCTCGGAGAACCGGGCGTGCATCGCCACCACCGCGTCGGCGTCGGTCGGCTCCACCTGGCGCAGGTGGACCGCGGTGCCGTCGGCGAGCAGGACGTCCGCGCTGCGCACCGCTCAGTCCCTCGGATCGTGCGGGTCGAGCCCGTGCGGCGGGAACACCGCCCGCCGGGTCGCCATGACCGCCCGGTCCAGCGCGTCGGCCTCGGCGCCGGGCTCCCACGGCGTGTAGCCGGGGGTGCCGCCGTCGGTCAGCGACGCGGGCACGGCCCGTTCCGGGCGCAGCCGGGCGGCCAGCTCCCGCCACGCGGGCGGGGTGGGCGTGGCCGGGTCCAGCGGCTCGCCGGTGATCATCGCCAGCAGGTGGGTCCACGTCCGGGGCACCACCTCGACCAGCGCGTACCCGCCGCCGCCGGTGGCGACCAGGCGGCCGTCGCACAGCTCGTCGGCCAGGTCGCGCACGGCCAGTTGCGCCGCCCGCTGCCCGTCCACGCTCAGCCGCAGGTTGGCCAGCGGGTCCAGCCGGTGGCTGTCCGCCCCCGCCTGGAGCACGATCAGCTGCGGCCGGAACGCCCGCACCACCGACGGCACCACCGCGTGGAAGGCGCGCAGCCAGCCCGCGTCGCCGGTGCCGCCGGGCAGGGCCACGTTGACCGCGCTGCCCGCGGCGTTCGGGCCGCCGGTCTCGTCGGGGAAGCCGGTGCCCGGGAACAGCGACAGCGGGCTCTCGTGCAGGCTGACGGTGAGCACGCGCGGGTCGTCGTAGAAGATCTCCTGCACCCCGTCGCCGTGGTGCACGTCGATGTCGATGTACGCGATCCGCTGCGCGCCCTGCGCGAGCAGGTCGGCGATGGCCACGGCGGGGTCGTCGTAGACGCAGAAGCCGGCGGCGCGGGCGGGCATGGCGTGGTGCAGGCCGCCCGAGACGTTGACCGCGCGCTGGACCTCGCCCCGCCACACCGCCCGCGCGGCGGCCAGGGTGGCGCCGCAGACCAGCGCCGACGCCTCGTGCATGCCGTCGAAGACCGGGTTGTCGGGGGTGTTGAGGCCGTACCCCCGGAAGAAGGGGTCGTCCGGGGCGGCCCGGACCGCCTCCAGGTAGTCGCGCCGGTGCACCCGCAGCAGCTCGTCGTCGGTGGCAGGTTCGGGTGACACCAGGCGGACGCCGGGGCGGTCGAGCACGCCCAGCTCGCGGGCCAGCGCCATGGTCAGCTCGACCCGGACCGGGTCCAGCGGGTGGTCGCCGAGGTCGTACGCCAGGAGCTTGTCGCTCCACACCACCAGCGCGTTCATGCGCCCGTGCCGATGGGGCGGGACGGGTCGGTGATCCAGTGGCTCCACGAGCCGACGTACAGCGCGGCGTCGGTGCGACCGGCCGCGTGCAGCGCCAGCACGGTGTGCGCGGCCGTCACCCCGGAGCCGCAGTACGCCCCGACGGGCTCGCCGTCGTACGCGGCGAAGATCTCGGCCAGGTCGGCCCGCAGCGTGCCGTCGGCGTTGACCAGGTCGCCGTAGGGCAGGTTGCGCGCTCCCGGGATGTGCCCGGCGACCGGGTCGACCGGCTCGGTCTCGCCCCGGAACCGGGGCGCGGTGCGGGCGTCCAGCAGCGCGCCGTGCCCGGCCAGCGCGGCGGCGCCCTCGGCGTCGAGCACCGGCAGGCCGCCGGGCCGCACCACCAGGTCGCCACGGGTCACCGTGGGCTGCGTCGCGTCGACGGCACCGCCGGCCGCGGTCCACGCCGGGAAGCCGCCGTCGAGCACCCGCACGTCGGCGACGCCGGCCCAGCGCAGCGTCCACCAGGCGCGCGCGGCGGCTAGGCCGTCGCCGCCGTCGTACACGACGACCGGGTGGTTCTCGCGCAGGCCCGCGGCGCGCAGCGCGCCCTCCAGGGCCTGCGGGTGGGGCAGCGGGTGGCGCCCACCCGATCCGGGCGGCCCGCACAGGTCGCGGTCCAGGTCCACGAAGACCGCGCCCGGCACGTGCCCGGCGTCGTAGTCGTCGCGCCCCGGCGGCCCGGCCAGCCGCCAGCGGATGTCCAGCACGGTCGGCGGCTCGGGGGCGCGCAGCAGCGCCACCAGGTCTGCCGCACTGATCAGAGGTGTACGCACATCCGTCAGTCAACACCATCGGGGCGGACCCACGCGTGTCGGTGCGAACCGTCCCACGCACCTGCCACACTTCGGCGGGTGCGATGCCGCCCCGACGACGCGCCGGACGGCCGGGCCGTACATGATCAACGCGTAGGACCTGGAAGGTGTCACCACGGTGACGCGCAATAGAATCGCTTCCAGCGACTTGGAGAGGACCATTTCATGTCCGACCTCATTGACACCACCGAGATGTACTTGCGGACCATCCTCGAACTTGAGGAGGAGGGCGTGCCGCCGCTGCGCGCCCGCATCGCCGAGCGGCTGCACCAGAGCGGCCCCACCGTCAGCCAGACGGTGGCCCGGATGGAGCGCGACGGGCTGCTCACCGTCGTGGAGACCGACCGCCACCTGCAGCTGTCCGAGGCCGGCCGGGCGCACGCCGTCGCCGTCATGCGCAAGCACCGCCTCGCCGAGCTGCTGCTGGTCAACGTCATCGGCATGCCGTACGAGGAGGCCCACGAGGAGGCCTGCCGCTGGGAGCACGTGATGAGCGACGCGGTCGAGAAGCGGGTCTACGACCTGCTCAACCGGCCGACCCGCTCGCCGTACGGCAACCCGATCCCCGGCCTGGACGCGCTGGACATCAGCCCGCGCGACACCGCCGGCCACGGCGACCCGGAGCGCAACCTGGCCTTCCCCGGCCTGACCGGCCAGGTCGTGGTGCGGCGCATCTGCGAGAGCGTGCAGACCGACTCCGAGGTGCTGCGCCAGCTGCACGCCGCCGGGGTCGACCCGGGTGCCACGGTCACCGTGGCGCAGGAGCGCGACGGCGTCGCCATCGACCACGGCGGCGAGCCGGTGCGCCTGCCCCGCGAGGTCGCCTCGCGGGTGTTCGTCTCGACGTCCCGCTAGGGGCGGGTCAGACCCCGGCCCGGTCGATCTCGCGCGCGAGGTCGACCAGCTTCGGGGCGATCGCGGCGGAGTCCCCGCCCGCGGGCAGGACCACCTTCAGCAGCATCAGGCGGGCGTTGCCCGCCAGCCATCCGATCTCCACGTACGGCCCGCGGCCCGAGGCTGCGGGCCGTATCGCCTGGAAAGCGGCCTTGCCCAGCGCGGTCACCGCCGTGGCGCCGTCGGGCGGGATGGTGTCCTTGAACACGGCCACGTCGGCGGTGGTCGGCGTGACCGACAGGCTCAGCTCGGGCAGCGCCGCGTCGGCCTGGCGGGCCACACACGTGTTGGTCTTGCCCTGCCGGGCCGACCCGGCCACGGTGAGGTCGAGCCCGAGCC
This window encodes:
- a CDS encoding metal-dependent transcriptional regulator; the encoded protein is MSDLIDTTEMYLRTILELEEEGVPPLRARIAERLHQSGPTVSQTVARMERDGLLTVVETDRHLQLSEAGRAHAVAVMRKHRLAELLLVNVIGMPYEEAHEEACRWEHVMSDAVEKRVYDLLNRPTRSPYGNPIPGLDALDISPRDTAGHGDPERNLAFPGLTGQVVVRRICESVQTDSEVLRQLHAAGVDPGATVTVAQERDGVAIDHGGEPVRLPREVASRVFVSTSR
- a CDS encoding sulfurtransferase, whose translation is MTDVRTPLISAADLVALLRAPEPPTVLDIRWRLAGPPGRDDYDAGHVPGAVFVDLDRDLCGPPGSGGRHPLPHPQALEGALRAAGLRENHPVVVYDGGDGLAAARAWWTLRWAGVADVRVLDGGFPAWTAAGGAVDATQPTVTRGDLVVRPGGLPVLDAEGAAALAGHGALLDARTAPRFRGETEPVDPVAGHIPGARNLPYGDLVNADGTLRADLAEIFAAYDGEPVGAYCGSGVTAAHTVLALHAAGRTDAALYVGSWSHWITDPSRPIGTGA
- a CDS encoding acetoin utilization protein AcuC; the protein is MNALVVWSDKLLAYDLGDHPLDPVRVELTMALARELGVLDRPGVRLVSPEPATDDELLRVHRRDYLEAVRAAPDDPFFRGYGLNTPDNPVFDGMHEASALVCGATLAAARAVWRGEVQRAVNVSGGLHHAMPARAAGFCVYDDPAVAIADLLAQGAQRIAYIDIDVHHGDGVQEIFYDDPRVLTVSLHESPLSLFPGTGFPDETGGPNAAGSAVNVALPGGTGDAGWLRAFHAVVPSVVRAFRPQLIVLQAGADSHRLDPLANLRLSVDGQRAAQLAVRDLADELCDGRLVATGGGGYALVEVVPRTWTHLLAMITGEPLDPATPTPPAWRELAARLRPERAVPASLTDGGTPGYTPWEPGAEADALDRAVMATRRAVFPPHGLDPHDPRD